One Natrinema marinum genomic window carries:
- a CDS encoding DUF7117 family protein — protein MKIRGERECQECGTRWSYYETGSVGCPACGSLRSVGVDERTEHTDLQVAFDLTPVRNAIDEIDTDDLAERARDRCREYIRRRGFVNAGTLRDLDDPYLAATELLHVADIVAREIRLEDREELYFLALLRDADQGDRPPAEEVPRTLQAARGLAYANAVREYRRDVRTWAEDRDLTASERGALETLGEHVKRIRMLDGDVEPRIADRLVEATRDLANGLRGDEFAFSQAQERLDALEFDSTE, from the coding sequence ATGAAAATCCGGGGTGAGCGCGAGTGTCAGGAATGTGGGACGCGCTGGTCGTACTACGAGACGGGGAGCGTCGGCTGTCCGGCCTGCGGGAGCCTTCGGAGCGTCGGGGTCGACGAGCGCACCGAACACACCGATCTGCAGGTGGCGTTCGATCTCACCCCCGTCCGGAACGCGATCGACGAGATCGACACCGACGACCTCGCAGAACGCGCCCGCGACCGCTGTCGCGAGTACATCCGCCGGCGCGGCTTCGTTAACGCGGGCACCCTCCGCGATCTCGATGACCCCTACCTCGCCGCGACCGAACTCCTCCACGTCGCCGACATCGTCGCCCGCGAAATCCGGCTCGAGGACCGCGAAGAGCTCTACTTCCTCGCACTGCTGCGCGATGCCGATCAGGGGGATCGGCCGCCCGCCGAGGAAGTGCCCCGAACGCTGCAGGCCGCCCGCGGACTCGCCTACGCGAACGCGGTCCGCGAGTACCGTCGCGACGTACGCACCTGGGCCGAGGACCGCGACCTGACCGCCAGCGAACGGGGTGCCCTCGAGACGCTCGGCGAGCACGTCAAGCGCATTCGAATGCTCGACGGCGACGTCGAGCCGAGGATCGCCGATCGTCTCGTCGAAGCGACGCGCGACCTGGCGAACGGCCTGCGCGGCGACGAGTTCGCGTTCTCGCAGGCTCAAGAACGGCTCGACGCCCTCGAGTTCGATTCGACCGAGTGA
- a CDS encoding RNase P subunit p30 family protein, whose amino-acid sequence MYEAVHAHPDGQSTVARFAKTAADYGFEGVVVRNHSDARADYDPDRIREEYGVDVVEGVEIRADDREQASGAIGNFRTSQTIVGIHGGTAALNRFAVEQAKVDVLAHPMAGDGDVNHVLVKAALENGVRLEFDLSTVLRTSGGRRVRHIQSLRKLREIVTHYDAPYVVSARPTSHLELRAPRELKAVGEQIGFSAAFIEEGLAEWGRLAERNRHVQSESFIEPGVERGRYEEDS is encoded by the coding sequence ATGTACGAGGCCGTCCACGCCCATCCCGACGGACAGAGCACGGTCGCCAGATTCGCCAAGACGGCGGCCGACTACGGCTTCGAGGGCGTGGTCGTGCGAAACCATTCGGACGCTCGAGCCGATTACGACCCCGACCGGATCCGTGAGGAGTACGGGGTCGACGTCGTCGAGGGCGTCGAGATCCGGGCCGATGATCGGGAGCAAGCCAGCGGCGCGATCGGGAACTTCCGGACCTCGCAGACGATCGTCGGCATCCACGGCGGGACGGCAGCGCTGAACCGCTTCGCCGTCGAACAGGCGAAAGTCGACGTGCTCGCACACCCGATGGCCGGCGACGGCGACGTCAATCACGTGCTGGTGAAAGCCGCCCTCGAGAACGGCGTCCGCCTCGAGTTCGATCTCTCTACGGTGCTCCGGACGAGCGGCGGCCGCCGAGTTCGCCACATCCAGTCGCTGCGCAAACTCCGGGAGATCGTCACCCACTACGACGCGCCCTACGTCGTGAGCGCAAGACCGACCTCGCACCTCGAGCTACGGGCTCCTCGCGAACTGAAAGCCGTCGGCGAGCAGATCGGCTTTTCGGCGGCGTTCATCGAGGAGGGGCTCGCCGAGTGGGGGCGGCTCGCCGAACGGAATCGCCACGTACAGTCCGAGTCGTTCATTGAGCCGGGGGTCGAACGTGGCAGGTATGAAGAGGACTCTTGA
- the purD gene encoding phosphoribosylamine--glycine ligase, with protein MREHVLLVGGGGREHAIARALADSEADLYACAGNKNPGIARIATGFETLETTDPEAVVDYAETVDATIAVIGPEAPLEAGVADALEAAGVYAFGPKEDDARIETDKAFQRRFMEEHDIPGCPDFETFDDMEAACEFIDDYDGDLAIKPAGLTGGKGVKVIGDQVTAEEGKEYIRDSDYDRIVLEERLIGEEFTVQAFVANGEFSTAPAVQDHKRAYEGDEGPNTGGMGSYSDATNELPFMTAADYDDAVSIIEATVDALEDYRGILYGQFMLTETGPRVVEFNARFGDPEAMNTLPVLETDFLDVLTAARDGEAPPELEFASQATVCKYAVPEGYPTDPEAGAKVQVDEESAGDALLYYASVDERDDGIYTTTSRSFALVGVADSIDEAEEIAEDALAVAGEEGLHVRHDIGKADLVQRRIDHVNELRGE; from the coding sequence ATGCGAGAACACGTCCTGTTGGTCGGGGGTGGCGGCCGCGAACACGCCATCGCCCGCGCGCTCGCGGACAGCGAGGCCGACCTCTACGCCTGCGCCGGCAACAAAAACCCCGGCATCGCCCGCATCGCGACCGGATTCGAGACGCTCGAGACGACCGATCCCGAAGCGGTCGTCGACTACGCCGAGACCGTCGACGCGACCATCGCCGTCATCGGCCCCGAAGCGCCGCTGGAGGCCGGCGTCGCCGACGCGCTCGAAGCCGCAGGCGTCTACGCCTTCGGGCCGAAGGAAGACGACGCCCGCATCGAGACGGACAAGGCCTTCCAGCGCCGGTTCATGGAGGAACACGACATCCCCGGCTGCCCCGATTTCGAAACGTTCGACGACATGGAGGCCGCCTGTGAGTTCATCGACGACTACGACGGCGACCTCGCTATCAAGCCCGCCGGACTGACCGGCGGCAAGGGCGTCAAGGTCATCGGCGATCAGGTCACCGCCGAGGAAGGGAAGGAGTACATCCGCGACTCGGACTACGACCGGATCGTCTTGGAAGAACGACTCATCGGCGAGGAGTTCACCGTGCAGGCGTTCGTCGCCAACGGCGAGTTCAGCACCGCCCCCGCGGTGCAAGACCACAAGCGCGCCTACGAGGGCGACGAAGGCCCCAACACCGGCGGGATGGGCAGCTACTCCGACGCGACGAACGAACTGCCCTTCATGACCGCCGCGGATTACGACGACGCCGTCTCGATCATCGAAGCCACCGTCGACGCCCTCGAGGACTACCGCGGGATCCTCTACGGCCAGTTCATGCTGACCGAGACCGGCCCGCGCGTCGTCGAGTTCAACGCCCGCTTCGGCGACCCCGAGGCGATGAACACGCTGCCGGTGCTCGAGACGGACTTCCTCGACGTGCTCACCGCCGCCCGCGACGGCGAGGCCCCGCCGGAACTCGAATTCGCCTCCCAGGCGACGGTCTGCAAGTACGCCGTCCCGGAGGGATATCCGACCGATCCCGAAGCCGGCGCCAAGGTGCAGGTCGACGAGGAGAGCGCCGGCGACGCTCTGCTGTATTACGCCAGCGTCGACGAGCGCGACGACGGCATCTACACGACGACCTCCAGGTCGTTCGCGCTGGTCGGCGTCGCCGACTCGATCGACGAGGCCGAGGAGATCGCCGAAGACGCGCTCGCGGTCGCCGGCGAGGAGGGACTGCACGTCCGCCACGACATCGGCAAAGCGGACCTCGTCCAGCGTCGGATCGATCACGTGAACGAGCTTCGCGGCGAGTAG
- a CDS encoding PadR family transcriptional regulator — protein MYDLTGFQRDLLYVIAGEEEPHGLAIKEELEQYYEKEIHHGRLYPNLDTLVDKGLVEKGRRDRRTNFYTLTRRGRRELEARREWESQYVDL, from the coding sequence ATGTACGACCTGACAGGATTTCAGCGTGACTTGCTCTACGTCATCGCTGGCGAGGAGGAACCGCACGGACTGGCGATCAAAGAAGAACTCGAGCAGTACTACGAGAAGGAGATCCATCACGGCCGGCTCTATCCGAACCTCGACACGCTCGTCGACAAGGGACTGGTCGAGAAGGGGCGGCGCGACCGTCGGACGAACTTCTACACGCTCACCCGCCGCGGCCGTCGCGAACTCGAGGCGCGCCGCGAGTGGGAGTCTCAGTACGTCGACCTGTAA
- the tbsP gene encoding transcriptional regulator TbsP codes for MASNLLNHQIDDILESVLEDASGDVYMVNPSRDAIEEFVSVATAFDGELPAVHMLADERTLKDVMDDFIIASNAADLISEGALALRTLAEAPENSLLVTGERVIAVVHAGDRVGGLITDDESFVDDTYDTYAARWDDASQFNLRTPPITDVRETLSEEISPEAEDDFTAILDSLETARGDGDGLDEVTISLLVAAKNEALLYDISKWGEDVGIASKATFSRTKTKLEDMGLIDTEKVPIDVGRPRLRLKIGDERLSEADNGQLATVAQSILN; via the coding sequence ATGGCTTCGAATTTACTCAACCATCAGATTGACGATATACTCGAGTCCGTGCTCGAGGATGCAAGCGGCGACGTGTACATGGTCAACCCGTCGCGAGACGCCATCGAGGAGTTCGTTTCCGTCGCGACCGCGTTCGACGGCGAGCTTCCCGCTGTCCACATGCTCGCCGACGAGCGGACCCTGAAAGACGTGATGGACGACTTCATCATCGCCTCGAACGCCGCCGACCTCATCAGCGAGGGCGCGCTGGCGCTGCGAACGCTCGCCGAAGCGCCCGAGAACTCGCTTCTGGTCACCGGCGAGCGCGTCATCGCCGTCGTTCACGCCGGCGACCGCGTCGGGGGGCTCATCACCGACGACGAGAGCTTCGTCGACGACACCTACGACACCTACGCGGCCCGCTGGGACGACGCCTCTCAGTTCAACCTCCGGACGCCCCCGATCACGGACGTTCGCGAGACCCTCTCCGAGGAGATCAGCCCCGAGGCCGAAGACGACTTCACCGCGATCCTCGACTCGCTCGAGACCGCTCGCGGCGACGGCGACGGCCTCGACGAGGTCACCATCTCGCTTTTGGTCGCGGCCAAAAACGAGGCCCTGCTGTACGACATCAGCAAGTGGGGCGAGGATGTCGGGATCGCCTCCAAGGCGACGTTCAGCCGGACGAAGACCAAACTCGAGGACATGGGCCTGATCGATACCGAGAAGGTCCCGATCGACGTCGGCCGCCCGCGCCTGCGTCTGAAAATCGGCGACGAGCGCCTCAGCGAGGCCGACAACGGCCAGCTCGCGACCGTCGCACAGTCGATCCTCAACTAG
- the thyA gene encoding thymidylate synthase — protein sequence MRQYLELVDAVLSSGTHKPNRTGVDTISSFSEHYEVDLREGYPLLTTKEMDGYRWNSMLHEVCWYLSGEEHIKNLREETKIWDAWADDEGRLDTAYGRFWRRFPVPEDDARLEGETWPDAAHRWVTEEADGRQTFDQLQYVIDTLSESPNSRRLVVNAWHPANAAVSTLPPCHYSFVFNVQGDRLNCHLTQRSGDTALGIPFNIAAYALLTKVIAQQTGFEPGTFAHTVVDAHVYCGRGARGDWYADNLEALQSRLAEADARADYLDVKAWLEAEAPAEAEGDERLDHVPGLLEQLSREPLERPTLEVADVSIDDLSYEDVELRDYESHDGIEFAVAE from the coding sequence ATGCGACAGTACCTCGAGCTCGTCGACGCGGTCCTCTCGTCGGGAACCCACAAGCCCAATCGGACCGGCGTCGACACGATTTCGTCGTTCAGCGAACACTACGAGGTCGATCTGCGGGAGGGGTATCCGCTGTTGACGACGAAGGAGATGGACGGCTACCGCTGGAACTCGATGCTCCACGAGGTCTGCTGGTATCTCTCCGGCGAGGAACACATCAAAAATCTCCGCGAAGAGACCAAGATCTGGGACGCCTGGGCCGACGACGAGGGTCGGCTGGATACCGCGTACGGCCGCTTCTGGCGGCGGTTCCCGGTCCCGGAAGACGACGCGCGACTCGAGGGCGAGACCTGGCCCGACGCGGCCCACCGGTGGGTCACCGAAGAGGCCGACGGTCGGCAGACGTTCGATCAGTTGCAGTACGTGATCGACACGCTCTCGGAGTCGCCGAACTCGCGCCGACTGGTGGTCAACGCGTGGCACCCGGCGAACGCGGCCGTTTCGACGCTACCGCCCTGTCACTACAGCTTCGTCTTCAACGTGCAGGGTGACCGGCTGAACTGCCATCTGACGCAGCGCTCGGGCGACACCGCGCTCGGCATCCCGTTCAACATCGCGGCCTACGCGCTCCTGACGAAAGTCATCGCACAGCAGACCGGCTTCGAACCCGGAACCTTCGCGCACACCGTCGTCGACGCCCACGTCTACTGCGGCCGCGGTGCGCGCGGCGACTGGTACGCCGACAATCTCGAGGCCCTCCAATCCCGGCTAGCCGAGGCAGACGCGCGCGCGGACTATCTTGATGTGAAGGCCTGGCTCGAAGCCGAAGCGCCCGCCGAGGCCGAGGGCGACGAGCGACTGGATCACGTCCCCGGCCTGCTCGAGCAACTCTCACGAGAGCCCCTCGAACGGCCGACGCTCGAGGTCGCGGATGTCTCGATCGACGACCTGTCCTACGAGGACGTCGAGCTTCGCGACTACGAGTCCCACGACGGGATCGAATTCGCGGTGGCCGAATGA
- a CDS encoding MgtC/SapB family protein: protein MNEVVLQLGDAPLEETVVRMALAGALGMFLGLEREWSQKSAGIRTFSLISLLASVFTVLVTESDTVIGESLLVLGGVLVISQGVLLAVQGLMSEGEAGLSLTTSVSMLVAYGVGILVTVGFILEGVTVAVLSSLLLVLKRELHEFAWGLSHEEMRSTTEFAILAFVIYPLLPAETTVEFAGIAIPLEPQVIWLMVVAVAGIGIANYAIVSTYGGRGIAITGFFGGLASSTAVVGTMLDHVDQRPEAASYAVAAILLANAAMAARNLAIAVGFTAGNDTDILVEAIAPLGAVILLAFAVAALTADWGETGPMDLESPFSLRNALAFGAVFLVVLVFGSLAETWFGTLGFYATAVASGFVSSAGATTSAVVLYRGGQLGPAEATLAILLATVSSIVVKALLAATSSDDGFRNRVAAYSTILLVGGAVASVIVVV from the coding sequence GTGAACGAGGTCGTACTGCAACTCGGCGACGCGCCGCTGGAGGAGACGGTCGTCCGGATGGCGCTTGCGGGTGCGCTGGGGATGTTCCTCGGCCTCGAGCGCGAGTGGTCCCAGAAGTCCGCCGGCATCCGGACGTTCTCGCTCATCAGCCTGCTCGCGTCCGTTTTCACCGTCCTCGTCACCGAATCGGACACCGTAATCGGCGAGAGTCTGCTGGTGCTTGGCGGCGTGCTCGTGATCTCTCAAGGCGTGTTGCTGGCCGTTCAGGGACTCATGAGCGAGGGCGAGGCGGGACTCTCGCTGACGACCTCCGTCTCGATGCTCGTCGCTTACGGCGTCGGCATTCTCGTTACCGTCGGCTTCATCCTCGAGGGGGTGACCGTCGCCGTCCTCTCGTCGCTGTTGCTCGTCTTGAAGCGCGAACTCCACGAGTTTGCGTGGGGGCTCTCCCACGAAGAGATGCGCTCGACGACGGAGTTCGCCATCCTCGCGTTCGTCATCTACCCGCTGTTGCCGGCCGAGACGACGGTCGAATTCGCCGGGATTGCCATTCCGCTCGAGCCGCAGGTCATCTGGCTGATGGTCGTCGCCGTCGCGGGGATCGGCATCGCCAACTACGCGATCGTCTCGACCTACGGCGGACGCGGCATCGCGATCACCGGCTTCTTCGGCGGGTTGGCCTCCTCGACGGCCGTCGTCGGGACGATGTTGGACCACGTCGACCAGCGACCCGAGGCGGCCTCCTACGCCGTCGCTGCGATCTTACTCGCCAACGCCGCGATGGCCGCCCGAAACCTCGCGATCGCGGTCGGCTTCACGGCCGGCAACGACACCGACATCCTCGTCGAGGCGATCGCCCCGCTGGGGGCGGTCATCCTCCTCGCGTTCGCCGTCGCCGCGCTCACCGCAGACTGGGGCGAGACCGGGCCGATGGACCTCGAGAGCCCGTTCTCGCTGCGCAACGCGCTCGCGTTCGGGGCCGTCTTCCTCGTGGTCCTCGTCTTCGGGTCGCTGGCCGAGACCTGGTTCGGAACGCTGGGCTTTTACGCCACGGCGGTCGCCAGCGGCTTCGTTTCGAGTGCGGGTGCGACCACCTCGGCGGTCGTCCTCTACCGCGGTGGCCAGCTCGGACCGGCGGAGGCGACGCTGGCTATTCTGCTCGCGACCGTCTCGAGCATCGTCGTCAAGGCGCTGCTGGCAGCGACCTCGTCGGACGACGGCTTCCGGAATCGGGTCGCCGCCTACAGCACGATCCTCCTGGTCGGCGGCGCGGTAGCGTCGGTGATCGTCGTCGTATAG
- a CDS encoding bifunctional methylenetetrahydrofolate dehydrogenase/methenyltetrahydrofolate cyclohydrolase produces the protein MTEIIDGNAVASDIRDGLTDAIETLADAGARPGLATVLMGDDPASQTYVNMKQRDCEEVGIESHHVDVDGDAPPEDLYDAIADLNENDDIHGYIVQAPVPDHVDYRDVIRRVDPAKDVDGFHPENVGRLVAGDARFRPCTPHGVQKLLESTGVDTEGKDVTIVGRSDIVGKPLANLLIQKEDDGNATVTVCHSRTEDLAEKTCRADIVVAAVGVPELVDGSMLSEGTVVIDVGVNRVDADTEKGYELVGDVEYESAEAKASAITPVPGGVGPMTRAMLLYNTVKAASLQEGIDVDLP, from the coding sequence ATGACCGAGATCATCGACGGCAACGCCGTCGCGAGCGATATTCGAGACGGTTTGACGGACGCGATCGAGACGCTGGCCGACGCGGGCGCGCGGCCGGGCCTGGCGACCGTCCTCATGGGCGACGACCCGGCGAGCCAGACCTACGTGAACATGAAACAGCGCGACTGCGAGGAGGTCGGCATCGAGAGCCACCACGTCGACGTCGACGGCGACGCGCCGCCCGAGGACCTCTACGACGCCATCGCGGACCTCAACGAGAACGACGATATACACGGTTACATCGTCCAGGCACCGGTCCCGGACCACGTCGACTACCGCGACGTGATCCGCCGGGTCGACCCCGCGAAGGACGTCGACGGCTTCCACCCCGAGAACGTCGGTCGCCTCGTCGCCGGCGACGCCCGCTTCCGTCCCTGCACGCCCCACGGGGTCCAGAAGCTGCTCGAGTCCACCGGCGTCGACACCGAGGGCAAGGACGTGACGATCGTCGGCCGCTCGGACATCGTCGGGAAGCCCCTTGCGAACCTCCTGATCCAGAAGGAAGACGACGGGAACGCGACCGTGACGGTCTGTCACTCCCGAACCGAGGACCTCGCCGAGAAGACCTGTCGCGCGGACATCGTCGTTGCGGCCGTCGGCGTCCCCGAACTCGTCGACGGCTCGATGCTCTCCGAGGGAACGGTCGTCATCGACGTGGGCGTCAACCGCGTCGACGCCGACACCGAGAAGGGGTACGAACTCGTCGGCGACGTGGAGTACGAGAGCGCCGAGGCGAAAGCCAGCGCGATCACGCCCGTTCCCGGCGGCGTCGGCCCGATGACCCGCGCGATGTTGCTCTATAACACGGTCAAAGCCGCGAGCCTGCAGGAAGGCATCGACGTCGACCTCCCCTGA
- the glyA gene encoding serine hydroxymethyltransferase: MNHDQVREVDPAVADALEGEVDRQRETLQMIASENHVSEAVLDAQGSALTNKYAEGYPGERYYGGCEYADEVEELAIDRATELFGAEHVNVQPHSGTQANQAVYFAMLEPGDKILSLDLNHGGHLSHGHPANFTGQLYEVEQYEVDPETGYLDYEALAEHAAEFDPDIVVSGYSAYPREIEWERIQAVVDDVDALHLADIAHITGLVAAGVHPSPVGVADFVTGSTHKTIRSGRGGIVMCDEEYADDIDAAVFPGGQGGPLMHNVAGKAVGFKEALEPEFEDYAEQTVANARALGESLSENGLSLVSGGTDNHLVLVDLRESHPDTTGGDAEEALEDAGIVLNGNTVPGETRSPFNPSGIRAGTPALTTRGFDEDDCRKVGDLIARVVDSPDDEGVIEEVRADVATLCDENPLYE; the protein is encoded by the coding sequence ATGAACCACGACCAGGTTCGCGAGGTCGATCCCGCCGTCGCAGACGCCCTCGAGGGCGAGGTAGACCGCCAGCGGGAAACGCTGCAGATGATCGCCAGCGAGAACCACGTCAGCGAGGCCGTCCTCGATGCACAGGGCAGCGCCCTGACGAACAAGTACGCGGAGGGGTATCCCGGCGAGCGCTACTACGGCGGCTGTGAGTACGCCGACGAGGTCGAGGAACTCGCGATCGACCGCGCGACGGAGCTGTTCGGCGCGGAACACGTCAACGTCCAGCCCCATTCGGGCACGCAGGCCAACCAAGCCGTGTATTTCGCGATGCTCGAGCCCGGCGACAAGATCCTTTCCTTAGATCTCAACCACGGCGGCCACCTGAGCCACGGTCATCCGGCGAACTTCACCGGGCAGCTCTACGAGGTCGAGCAGTACGAGGTCGACCCCGAGACGGGCTATCTCGACTACGAGGCCCTCGCGGAGCACGCCGCCGAGTTCGATCCCGATATCGTCGTCTCGGGCTACTCCGCGTACCCACGCGAGATCGAGTGGGAGCGCATTCAGGCCGTCGTCGACGATGTCGACGCGCTCCACCTCGCGGACATCGCCCACATCACGGGCCTCGTGGCCGCGGGCGTCCACCCCTCGCCGGTCGGCGTCGCCGACTTCGTCACGGGCTCGACGCACAAGACCATCCGCTCGGGCCGGGGCGGTATCGTCATGTGCGACGAGGAGTACGCCGACGACATCGACGCCGCCGTCTTCCCCGGCGGCCAGGGCGGTCCGCTCATGCACAACGTCGCCGGCAAGGCCGTCGGGTTCAAGGAAGCCCTCGAGCCCGAGTTCGAGGACTACGCCGAGCAGACCGTCGCGAACGCGCGAGCGCTCGGCGAGTCCCTGTCGGAGAACGGCCTCTCGCTGGTTTCCGGCGGCACCGACAACCACCTCGTGCTCGTCGACCTCCGGGAGAGCCACCCCGACACGACCGGCGGCGACGCCGAGGAGGCGCTCGAGGACGCCGGCATCGTCCTCAACGGGAACACGGTACCGGGCGAGACGCGCTCGCCGTTCAACCCCAGCGGCATCCGCGCCGGGACGCCGGCGCTGACCACGCGGGGCTTCGACGAGGACGACTGTCGAAAAGTCGGCGACCTGATCGCTCGCGTCGTCGACAGCCCCGACGACGAGGGAGTCATCGAGGAGGTTCGCGCCGACGTCGCGACACTCTGTGACGAGAACCCCCTCTACGAGTAG
- a CDS encoding class I SAM-dependent methyltransferase: MKRTLEEHAARFDEKAGEYDDSKSDEYHACANLVVEHAAPDADDVVLDLGTGTGAIALALAPDAGRVVGRDISEGMLAEAERKAAEAGLENLEFGDGTFREPGYDGPVDIVTSNFALHHLSDAEKREAIAVIADLEPRKFVLGDVMFFGEPNPDEPFYSPEVDDPATVGALADAFTDAGFSLTAVERVHDQVGVLVAERSPTETASDEE; the protein is encoded by the coding sequence ATGAAGAGGACTCTTGAGGAACACGCCGCTCGGTTCGACGAGAAGGCCGGGGAGTACGACGACTCGAAGTCCGACGAGTACCACGCCTGCGCGAACCTCGTCGTCGAACACGCCGCACCCGACGCCGACGATGTCGTCCTCGATCTCGGCACCGGCACGGGCGCGATCGCCCTCGCGCTCGCCCCCGACGCGGGCCGCGTCGTCGGCCGCGACATCAGCGAGGGAATGCTCGCGGAGGCCGAACGGAAGGCCGCCGAGGCAGGCCTCGAGAACCTCGAGTTCGGCGACGGGACGTTCCGGGAGCCCGGCTACGACGGTCCGGTCGATATCGTCACCTCGAACTTCGCCCTGCACCACCTCTCGGACGCCGAAAAACGCGAGGCGATCGCGGTCATCGCCGATCTCGAGCCCCGCAAATTCGTCCTCGGGGACGTGATGTTCTTCGGCGAACCGAACCCCGACGAGCCGTTCTACTCGCCCGAGGTCGACGACCCGGCGACCGTCGGGGCGCTTGCCGACGCTTTCACCGACGCGGGCTTCTCGTTGACGGCCGTCGAGCGCGTCCACGATCAGGTCGGCGTGTTGGTCGCGGAGCGAAGTCCGACCGAGACCGCGTCCGACGAGGAGTGA
- a CDS encoding aminotransferase class III-fold pyridoxal phosphate-dependent enzyme, giving the protein MDRATAEPRVDTLPGERAREWVDYHHQLSAPSTYVYEFVWDAGGEAVGPFCTDVDGNVLLDFTSHVAAAPLGYNNPTIREKLRAFDPVDPEKIAGQDFYVSGGGPPDDPDFPGPTQLMDRLVAVADRYDMDRVFLSNSGAEAVENAIKICYAAGGHRAFTFDGAFHGRTLGALSLNRSKAVHRSGFPEIPGVVSVSYPSTDEAYETRWLTDGPGGNVVADALHPDRGVIDPDEVAYLILEPIQGEGGYRVAHPEFARDLEALREAYDLRIIADEIQSGVGRTGEFWAVDHLDLTPDVIASGKGLRVGATISRSDVFPTDRGRLSSTWGAGDLLAAMAGVLTIDVIHEENLLATVRERGRQLRARLEDAVDDGDAPGVVDVRGRGLMLGVEFDTKARRDDVLEGAFNRGLLTLGCGYKTLRLLPPLDVTERELRLGVEVLLEAIEAVGDAA; this is encoded by the coding sequence ATGGACCGAGCAACGGCCGAGCCTCGGGTCGACACCCTGCCCGGCGAGCGAGCGCGCGAGTGGGTCGACTACCACCACCAGTTGTCCGCGCCGAGTACGTACGTCTACGAGTTCGTCTGGGACGCCGGCGGCGAGGCGGTCGGCCCGTTCTGTACCGACGTCGACGGCAACGTCCTGCTCGATTTCACGAGTCACGTCGCGGCAGCGCCGCTGGGCTACAACAACCCGACGATCCGTGAGAAGCTCCGCGCGTTCGATCCCGTCGATCCGGAGAAGATCGCGGGCCAGGACTTCTACGTCAGCGGCGGCGGGCCGCCGGACGACCCCGACTTCCCCGGCCCGACGCAGTTGATGGACCGGCTGGTCGCGGTGGCCGACCGCTACGACATGGATCGGGTCTTCCTCTCGAACTCCGGCGCGGAGGCCGTCGAGAACGCCATCAAGATCTGCTACGCCGCGGGCGGCCACCGCGCGTTCACCTTCGATGGAGCCTTCCACGGCCGGACGCTCGGCGCGCTCTCGCTCAACCGGTCGAAGGCCGTCCACCGCAGCGGCTTCCCCGAGATTCCGGGCGTCGTCAGCGTCTCCTACCCGTCGACCGACGAAGCCTACGAGACCCGCTGGCTGACCGACGGCCCCGGCGGCAACGTCGTCGCCGACGCGCTCCACCCCGACCGCGGCGTGATCGACCCCGACGAGGTCGCCTACCTCATCCTCGAGCCGATTCAGGGAGAGGGGGGCTACCGGGTCGCCCATCCCGAGTTCGCGCGCGACCTCGAGGCGCTGCGCGAAGCGTACGACCTTCGAATCATCGCCGACGAAATTCAGTCGGGCGTGGGCCGGACGGGCGAGTTCTGGGCCGTCGATCACCTCGATCTCACTCCGGACGTGATCGCGAGCGGGAAAGGCCTCCGCGTGGGCGCGACGATCTCGCGTTCCGATGTCTTCCCCACTGATCGGGGCCGCCTCTCCTCGACGTGGGGTGCCGGCGACCTCCTCGCCGCGATGGCGGGCGTGCTCACGATCGACGTCATCCACGAGGAGAACCTGCTCGCGACCGTCCGTGAACGCGGCCGACAGCTTCGGGCCCGACTCGAGGACGCCGTCGACGACGGCGACGCGCCCGGCGTGGTCGACGTCCGCGGTCGCGGACTGATGCTCGGCGTCGAGTTCGATACGAAAGCGCGACGAGACGACGTCCTCGAGGGCGCGTTCAACCGTGGGCTGCTGACGCTCGGCTGTGGCTACAAAACGCTGCGCCTGCTCCCGCCGCTGGACGTGACCGAACGGGAGCTCAGACTAGGGGTAGAGGTGTTGCTCGAGGCGATCGAAGCGGTCGGTGACGCGGCGTAG